In the genome of Streptomyces sp. Q6, the window GGGTTCGACGCCGCGGACGGCCGGCGGACCGACGACGGGTGCCGGGCGGTCCAACGGCGTGGTCGGCGGCCGTCCCACGAACGCGCGCACCGGCGCGCCCGGACAGAACGGTTCGCGCATCCCTCGCGGATCGGTCATGGGCGCCGAGGCCACTGGGGGCAACTCCCGGTCGACCACCGGGCGCGTGGGGCAGCGGGGGGTCTTCGGAGCGCCCGGTTCCAACGGCTCCGGCGCCAAGCAGACCGGGGCGAACCCCGCGGGTACGAATCGCGGCGGCACGGCACGCGAGGCGGTGACCGGCAACCCCGCGTCGCGTGGCTCCGCAGCGCGGGCCGAGCGCAACGGCATGACGCGCGGCGGCTCCGGCCTCGTGCGCGGCCCGGGCAAGAACGGCAAGCCGAACGAGGAAGAGACAGAGGCCGCGGAGCGTCCGGACTACGTCGTCGAGGACGTGAACACCCACCTGCCCGCCAACCGGCGCGACGTGCCGCCGGTCGTCAACTGAAGCCGAACGAGGACACAAGCAGTATGAAGTCAGGGACCAGCCGACGATCCGACCGTTCCTCGCTCCTCACGGCGTGCGGTGGCAGACGCGTGCGCGCGGTGGGGGCGGTCGTCGGCGCCCTGGCGGCGATGAGCGTCGGCTTCGCGCCGAGCGCGGCCGCGTACGACGCCCAGTCCCAGCAGTGGTACCTGGACGCGATGCAGGCCGACCAGATGTGGAAGATCAGCACCGGTAAGGGCGTCAAGATCGCGGTCATCGACACAGGGGTGAACGCACAGGTCCCGTCCTTGAAGGGGCAGGTCCTTGCGAGCGAAGTCCCGGCGTCCGTCGCGTACCACTCGACTCAGGACTACTCGGGCCACGGCACGACCATGGCGGAACTGATCGCCGGAACAGGTGCGAGCGGCGGGATCAAGGGCCTCGCACCCGATGCCAAGGTTCTGCCCTTCCGCATCCAGCTCGCCGAACTGAAGGACAAGGCGGAACTGAAGAAGACGCCGGAGCCCGCGGAGGCGATCAGGGCGGCCGCGGACTCGGACGCGGACATTCTCAGCATGTCGTTCGGCTCCGAGACGATCGATCCGGACCAGGAGGCCGCGCTCAAGTACGCCGCGTCCAAGGGCAAGCTGCTGATGGTCGCGGCAGGCAACGAAGGCGTGAAGTCGGGCCACATCGGCTATCCGGCCGCCTATCCGTACGCGGTCGGAGTCGGGTCGGTGGACGAGCGAGGAACGGTCTCCAAGTCCTCGTCGTACGGCAACTACGTGGACCTGGCAGCGCCCGGCATCGATATTCCTGGCTGGTGCGATGCCACGTTCAAGTCGTACTGCACGCGTGATGGAGGCACCAGTTCGGCAACCGCCATCGCCTCCGGCGCCGCCGCCCTGATCTGGTCCGCCCACCCCGACTGGACGGCGAACCAGGTCCTGCGCTCGATGATCGACACGGCGAGCCGCACCTGGAAGAAGGACGACCCGAGCAAGTACCTCGGCTACGGAATCATTCGCCCACGCAAGGTACTTGAAGACGCCAACTACAGCGCCGGCGCCGCGAATCAGGACCCCCTCCTCAAGGAGAACGGCAGCCCCGCGAAGACCGAGACCTCCCCTTCCGCTTCTGCATCAGGCTCGTCACAGCCCTCGCAGGAGGCTTCAGAAGTCCCGGCCGAGGCGGCAGGATCGGAAGCGAAGTCTTCAAGTGACAGCAATACGTTGTGGATTGCGCTCGGAGCTGTTGCGGCGGTGATCGTGATCGGGGGCGGCGGGTTCGCAGTGATGAGGGCACGGCGCAGCCAGTGAGACTTTCAACCGTGGGGTGCCAGTGTTCCCTGGGTGGACCACGGGGGAACGGTTCGGCCTCAAGTGAGGTCTGAGCCACAGCAATTGGAACTAGAGGCATACCAAGGAAGGCAGGCACAGCATGGCTGGTGAGCAGAGGCTTGAAGATGCCGCAGTAGTCGCGCTCCAGAAGCAGATGCTTGAGAAGTACGAGGGCATCGGCAAGCGTGCGCACCACCTTCAGGGCGTGATCGACAGCCTTGAGGGTCAGTGGCAGGGCATCGGGCGCAGTGCCTTCGACAAGAAGCAGATCGAGATCAACCAGTCGCTCAAGGCGATCGGCAAGATCCTGGCCGATGTCATCGACGCGATGACGCAGACCCGCAACCTCAAGGACACCAAGGAAGACGAGGTGCGGGCGGCCATGAACAAGATCAACCTGAACGACGGCGCCCAGTCCTCGCTGAGCAGCTACTGAGACGTCCGGCGTCTCAGAGCACATCCGAGCGCAGCGAACACCCCACCACACGTACACGACCGAGCGAGACGAGGTAAGCCGACATGGCGAGCAATGCGGACGGGTTGACAGTCAAGTACGACGGGCTGGACATGGCAGCCACCACCATCGGAAACGAGGCCAAGGCGCTCGAGTCCGACCTGGCGGAGCTCCGACAGCTGGTCGTGCGCAGCCAGGAGTACTGGGCGGGCGAGGCCCAGTCGAAGTTCGGCGAGAAGCTCCAGAAGTGGGACAAGGAAGCCGACGACATCCACCAGGCGCTGACCGGCATCGGCCACACGGTGCACACCTCCGGTGGCGACTACATGGCGGGCGACAAGAAGGCTGCCAGCTACTTCCAGTAGGACTCGGCTGAACACAGCAGAGGGTGGGCGCGCGCGGGAGGCGCCCACCCTTCTCCTATCTCCGGCCTGCGAAAGGGCAGAAGCGAACCATGGCATTCGGACCGCCGCCGTCCCCCTTCACCCAGTCGCAGCAGACCGCGGCAGAGACGAGGAGGCGGCGAAGGCGGACGGTGTTCGGTCTTGTGCTCGTGCTGGTCGTCGCGATGGGGTTCGGAGCCTGGTTCGTATGGCCGGGATCGGGCAGGGGGGCGTCCCAGGACGTCGCGGAGCAGAAGGCCGTCGAACAGGCCCCCGATGACATTCGGGAGACGGTCGAGTCGCTGCCGAAGTCCGCACCTCGCGCCGGTCATCTCGTGGCCGACATGCAGACCAACACTCTGGCGCAGGGCAAGCAGGAGGACACCTCAGGGCTCTGGGTGACCAAGAAGGTCCTCGTCAAGGCCAAGGGGACGACCCTGTACGGCATCAAGGCCTATGAGCCGTCCGGGCGGGGAACCGTCGTCTGGAGCCTCGTACTCCCCGGCGGCATCTGCGGATACACGTCCTCCGTCACGGCGGACGAGCGTACGGCGGTGCTCATGCGAGATCCCAAGCACGGGAACGCGTGTGACCAACTCGCTGTGATCAAGCTCAGTTCCGGCAAGAAGCTGTGGCAGACCACGATCCCGCGGAAGAAGAACTACTTCACCAAGGGCACGACGATGGCCATGGTGAAGGGGGTCGTCGCCACCAACTGGCAGGTCGGGGCGGCCGGTTACGACATGCGTACCGGCAAGCAGCTGTGGCAGTTGGACCGGACGAAGAAGTGCACGATCGGTGGATTCGCCGGCGGCAAGGCACTGACGGTGCGTTATGACTGCTATCCGCCGGAGAAGGAATCCGAGATTCTTTATCAGGTCAAGGAGTTGGAACCGCGGACCGCGCGCACCAAGTGGGTCTACCGGGTCGCGGACGGCGTCGGTCTCGTCGCCATCCTCTCGAGCAAGCCCGCGGTGATCGCGGTCGGCGCGGGGGACATGGAGATCACGGATCTGATCTCTCTGGACTCCGGCGGAAAGTACCGGGCGACCATCCGCCTGGAGGGCGGTCACTACGAAGTGGCGTGCAGCGGCGATGCCGTGGACGACTGCACACAGGCCGTGGTGAGCGATGACCAGGTGTTCATCACCAGCGGGGAGCGGCTCGAGTCCATCGAGGACAAGACGAACTGGGTCGTGGCCTTCGATCTGGCCACCGGCAAAACCGGTGTGAAGTTCGACGCGGGACACGACCAGAAGATGTACCCCCTGCGCATGAGCGGCGATCGGTTGTTGGCGCTGACCATGGGCACGGACGACGTGGCACCCGTGTCACTGGTGAGCCTCGATCCGAAGACCGGAAAGCAGTCCACGTACTTCTACTTCGCGATCCCTTCCGGGGGCGAGGCATTCTTCTCCAGGGTCGACCCGTATCAGGTCCAGGTGGAGCATGGGCGCGTCTATTTCGGCGTGCTGTCGGCGACAGGTGAGGCGAAGAAGGGCATTCCGTCCCTCATCCGCTTGGCTTTCGGTGTCGGCTCCGCCGGCTGACTCCGCTCGCTGGATCGGCGGGCGCAGGACTGGGCGGCCACAGAGCTCCGCCCCACCTCGGTCCGGGTTCAGCCGCGGCCATGCAAGGTCAAGACCACCTCATCGACCGCCTCACCCCGCCCGTTCGCGAAGCCCCGCTCCCTCCCCGTGACCACGAACCCGCACTTCTCCAGGATCCGGAGCGAGCCGAAGTTGTCGGCGGCCGCGCGGGCGTGCAGCGGACGTTCCGGAACGAGGTCGAGCAGCGCGCGCAGAGCGGCCGTGGCCGCCCCACGGCCCCAGTACCGGCGCCCGATCCAGTACGTGACCTCGCGTTCCTCGGGAGGGCCGTAGACGGAGGCGTGCCCGACGATCTCGCCGTCGCCACCACCGTCGAAGCCGCCATCACCGTCGACAACCGTACGCATCACCACCGCCCGATCCTGGCGGATCCGCGCCCAATGGGCCTCGAAGTAGACCCTGTCGGCGGGGTCTTGGGCGGTGAACGCCGCCATGCGGATCGCCTCGGGATCGTTCATCTGGGCGAAGAAGACCGGAAGGTCGGCGTCTCGCACTTCGCGCAGCGAAATCTCCATGGGGCCTCCCGGCTCGCGAGCATGAGTGGTGAGGAGCGCGTTGATGCTCGGGCACACGCGTCGTGTCGCGTCGCGTCGCATGGTGTCGCGTCGCGTCGCGTCGTGTCATGTCGTGAGGCCGATCATGCCCGTTCTCGGCCTCACGTGCGGCAGACCCTCGCCATGCCTGAGACCGGGAACGGACAGGATCACCGCCGCGAGGCGTGACACACCACTACCGATCGACGGATCGATCAACATCCGCCCACTCACCACATCATGACGCCACGTCACATCATGACGCCACGTCAGCGACCGACCGCGGCCCCCCGCCCCCACCCCCAAGCCAGCCGATCCGCCCCCGACTGGTTGGTCGTCGCCAGCCAGGGCCGGTTCGTCGGACCCGTCAACGTCTGGAGCGAATACGTGTCGTCCGTGCGCAATCCGGGCCAGTACACCGACCCCATCTTCAGTTCGCGGAACGTGTCCGTGACCGCCTGGACGTAGTTGACGAAGTTGTTGTCGGATGTGGCGTCGGAGGTCGGGGCCGGGAGGTTGTAGTCGAGTCCCGTCGTCATCGGGGCGCCGAACTCGTCCGCGACCGTGCGGCTCGCGCAGCCGCCGATGCGCTCCTTGAGGTCGGACTTCCACTCGTCGTACGTGGCGTAGGACTTCCAGAAGCCGTAGTGGTGGAGGGAGAGGTAGGTGCCCGCGAGGCGCGGGTCGGCGCAGACGGACGTGACGTGGTCGTTGTAGCCCGCGCCGCTGACGACGACGCGATTGCGCGGCACCGACGCGTACGTGTCCAGCCACTTCGCCGCGATGTCGGCCCACTCCGTCTCCGTGTAGCCGTGCGGCTCGTTCATGGGCTCGAAGTAGACGTGAGGGTCGCGCTTGTACGCGCCCACGACCGTGTTCCACATGGGCCAGTACGCGGCTTCGTCGTCGATGAAGCCGTCCTTCCGGGCGCCCGTGCCCTCCCAGTAGGACACGATCACGTTGAATCCCTGGTCGGACGCCGCGTCGATGACCGCACGGTACGACTTCCAGTAACTGCCGTTCACCGTGTACGGGTTGATGGGGAGCCGGACGGTATTCGCGCCGAGGTTGGCGCGGAACGCCGAGATGATGCGCGTCGACTTCGCGTACGTACGGGCGTAGGTGTCGGAGGTCGAGAGACCGGAGAGCTGGAGCGTGTCGTCGGCGAAGTTGTCGCGCGGATCAGCCCAGTTGACGCCCTTGAACTGGGTGGTGTCGGCAGGCAGCGCGCCGGGGGCGGGGGCGGGGGCGGGGAGGCGGCCGACGCGGTCGTGGCGCAGATCATCGTGAGCGCGGCCGCCGCGAGGGCCGCGGGTGTGCGGGTGGCGCGGATGCGGTGCGAGCGGGCGGGTGTCGTGGGCATGCGATCGCCTTTCGGAGCTTCTGGCGTCGATCGATGTTTACGTAAACATCACGGCGCCGGAATCGTGGCATCGCGCCCCTCGGGCGTCAAGGTGTCTCGCGGGTAACGGAGTTGGGCCGAGCGGCGAGCGGGGGGCAGGGCACGCGGGGGCGGGCCGGGGCCGCGGGCGCGGAAAGGCGCCACCCCCGTACGCGATAGGAGCACGCGGTACGAGAGTGGCGCCCTCGGTGATTCCGGTCGGCGCCGGGCGGCGTCAGCCGTTGACGCAGGTGTTGCCCACCGCCGGGTTCAGCAGCCCGATGACGTTGATGCTGTTGCCGCAGACGTTCACGGGGATGCTGATCGGGACCTGGACGACGTTGCCCGACAGGACCCCGGGGGAGCCGACTGCGGTGCCCCAGGCTCCGGCCCCGGTGCCGCCGTGGGCGACGGCCGCCCCCGCGCCGCCGAACACTGCGCCGGCGACGAGGAAGGCCGAGACGACCGCGGTACGGATCTTCATGCTGCTGCTCCTGTCGACTGCGGGCGGTGTCCACATGCCCGCCCGTTCGCCGACAGACCTGCCACACGGCGACCCGGCCCATGCGCCAAACCATCCTGGCGGAGGGCGAGTTGGGCGCGTCGTTGACGTCGTGGGCGTCGTGGGCGTCGTGGGAGGAGAGGGTGGATCGGGTCAGACCCGGCCGGCGAGCTCGTCGTACGCCGGGTCGATGACCTCGTCCATGAGCCGCGTCCGCTCCGGCAGCGGCAGGAACGCGGCCTCGACGGCGGCGCGCGTGAAGTCGTACAGGATCTCCGGGCCGTAGCCGAACGCCTCGTGCAGGTGCTGGAACTCGGCCGACAGCGTCGTGCCCGAGACCGTGCGGTTGTCGGTGTTCAGCGTGATCGTGAAGCCGAGCCTGCGCAGGTCGTCGATCGGGTGGGCCTTGTAGCCGTCGGCGATGCCGGTCTGGAGGTTCGAGGTCGGGCAGACCTCCAGCGGAACGCGGTTGTCGCGGACGTACGCGGCCAGGGCGCCGAGGGTCGCGGTGCCGTCGGCGGCGAACTCGATGTCCTCGATGACGCGCACACCGTGGCCGAGCCGCTCGGTCGCGCAGACCTGGAGCGCCTCGTGCACCGACTCGGGCCCGACCGCCTCTCCGGCGTGGATCGTGTAGTGGCAGTTGGCCTGCTTGAGGAGCTGGAACGCCGCGAGGTGACGCGCCGGCGGGTTGCCGATCTCGCCGCCCGCGATGTCGAAGCCCGCGACGCCCTTGTCCCGGTGGGCGATCGTCAGTTCGGCGATCTCCGTGGAACGGTCCGTGTGCCGCATGCCGGTGAGCAGCGCCCGTACGGTGATGCGCCCGCCGGTCCGCCGCTCGCCCTCGCGGAAGCCCTCGTTGACGGCGTCCACGACCTCGTCCAGGGTCAGCCCCCGCTCCTGGTGCTGCTCGGGGGCGTAGCGCACCTCGGCGTAGACGATGCCGTCGGCCGCCAGGTCCTCGGCGCACTCGGCGGCGACCCGGTGCAGCTGCTCCTTGGTCTGCATCACCGCGCAGGTGTGGGCGAAGGTGGTGAGGTACCGCTCCAGCGAACCGGAGTCCGCGGCGTCCCGGAACCAGGCGGCCAGTTCGACCGGGTCCTCGGAGGGCAGTCCCTCGTAACCGGACTCGCGGGCCAGCTCGATGATCGTCGCGGGGCGCAGCCCGCCGTCCAGGTGATCGTGGAGGGCGACCTTGGGGGCGCGACGGATCCAGTCGGCGACGGTGACGTTGTCAGACAAGTGCATGCGGCGAGAGTGTACGGGAGCGGGTGCGGCGGCGACAGGGCTGCCCTCGGGGGAGTGCACGAGGTCACATGACGATCGTGTGGTGCGCTCGTCCGGGCTCTTACAGCGACTGCACCACCGGCAGGGACGGTGTCCCCGTGGGCAGCGTGTACTTGGCGGCCAGTACGGGCACGTCCCCCACCCGTACGGACTGGATGACCAGCAGCGCGGCCGTGTCCGCGGGGCGACCCAACTGCTCTCCGCGGCGCCGCCCGAGCAGCGTGGCCGACAGCGCGCTGTGTCCGGCGAGCGGAAGGCCGCGCGAGACGCCGATCAGGCAGCTGAGCATGGTGACGCCCGAGCGCTCCGCGGCCAGTGCCTCGGCGAACGCGGGGTGGACGTCGGCGAGCACGTCCGCGGGCGCCGCCCACTCCTGACTGTGCGCGGCCGACGCGCCCTCACCCGTCAACACCGACTCCCAGAAGGCGAGTTCGGCGGTGGCCGGGGTCAGCAGCTGCTGGGTCGTGAAGTCCGTCGGCTCCTCCATCGCCCGCACCAGCGGGCTCACCTGCGACGCGCCGAGGAGCTCCTCCAGCGGTCGCAGCCGCTCGAAACCCCGGCGGGGCGGGCTCGCGGCCACGGTCCGGCCGACGCCGCGGCGCACGGTGAGCAGGCCGTCCTCCTGCAACAGGAGCAGCGCCTCACGCAGGGCGGGGCGGCTGACCCCCAACGCGGCTGCGAGCTTCGGTTCGGAGGGGAGGACGGAGCCCGGCGGGTAGGTGCCCGCGTGCACGGCGTCCACGATCCGCTCGTAGAGCACGACCACCGGACGGCGTTGCTCGGTGCCTTTCACGGCGCTCCCTCTCCCTGCGCTTACCTCACTTGTCAGCAAGTTAAAGAGTCGCAGCCGCGCGGGGCAAGAGCGAGAAGGGGTCGCAAGTGCCTCGGTGACCTGCGGATTCTCGCTCCGTCGGCTCGCGGATCGGGCTCAGTCGCTGCCCCCTGCGGCCTGCTCTCGCGGTACGCGTATCAGCTTCAGCGATCACTTGTCTGACAGGAAAGCTCGTCGAGATCGGGGCATAGTGGGGCAGGGGTAGTAGAACGTTCACGATTTCGTGGCACCCGAACCGGACGACGCGACACCGCCCGCGCTGGACGACGCTGCCAGCGCTGGGCACGACGCAGCTTGCTCCACGCAAAGTGTCCGCGTTACGCGAAGTGTCCGCGTTACGCGAAGTGCCCGCGTTACGCGTCGAGCCCGCCGTTGTGCGGCGCCGGCTCCAGGTCGAACTCCCCGTCCCGCGCCCCGAGCACGAACGCCGTCCACTCCGCCTCGGTATAGCGCAGCACGGTCTCCGGCTCGAGCGACGACCGCATCGCCACGGCGCCGGCCGGCAGATACGCGATCTCGACGCGCTCCTCGTCCTGCTCCGTACCGGGCGCGCTGTGCCACTCGACACCGGAGATGTCGAGCGCGTACAGCTCGTCCTTCTCGCGTTCCTTGCGGGCCTTGATCTCTTCAGGGGTCTCCTGAGCGTCGGCCATGGTGTGCGGGCCCCTTCCAAGGTGCGGACGAACGGAGCGATCAGCCTACTGGGCGGTCAGGGGCGGGCGGGGCGGATATGCCGCAGATGTGCCACGGGCGGCCTCCGCGTCTGCTAGGGCCCGTTCGGCCTGCCGGGCACAGGGCAGCGCCCGGATCGACGGCGACGCGAGAGGGCCCGAACCGATGAACCACGGTCCGGGCCCTCTCGCGTACTCACCTGCTCGCGAGCACTCACAGGTGCGTACTCACCTGCTCGCGAGCACTCACAGGCACCCACGAGCACCCACGAGCACCCGCGAGGAGCCCGCATGCTCACGCACCAGCGCCGGCGTCGGCGCCAACGCACCTACTCCTCCAACCCCACCTGAACCAACGGCTTCCCCCGCTTGCGCGACACGAACGTGCCACGCCCCGCCGGCATCGGCCGGGGCCGCAGCCCGCCCAGGAGGTCGCCCTCGGCCGGGTCGCCCGCCAACAGGACGCCCTGCGCGCCGAGTTCCTTGATGCGCTGCATGAAGGCCTCGTAACCGGCGCGCCCCGCACCGGCCGTGGAGCGCGCGATGATGAAGCGGACGCCCACGTCACGGGCGAACGGCAGCAGTTCCGTCAGCCCCGACAGCGGGTTGCCGCTCGAAGTGGACACCAGGTCGTAGTCGTCGATGACGACGTAGACGGTCGGGCCGCGCCACCAACTGCGGTCGCGCAGCTGCTGAGCCGTGACGTCCGCGGTCGGCGTGCGCCGCTGCATCAGGTCGGCGAGCGCGTCCATGTGGTGCTGCATCTGGTTCGACATCGGGATGTACTCGGCCAGGTGCGACTTCGGCGTGACATCGAGCAGCGAACGGCGGTTGTCGACCACGAAGAGCTTGCAGCTGTCGCCGCTGTAGCGCTGCGTGAGCTGCCGGATGAGCAGCTTCAGCAGGTTCGACTTGCCGGACTCGCTCTCGCCGAAGATCAGGAAGAACGGGTCCTGGTCGAAGTCCACGAACACCGGTTCGAGGTTGTCCTCGTCCAGCGCGAACGAGATGCCCCGCTCCGGGAAGCGGTCGCCCGGCGGCAGCTGCTTCGCGGAGAACTCGCGCGGCAGCAGACGGACTTCGGGAGCGCCCGGCGCGGTCCAGTGCCGGGTCACCTCGTTGGCCAGCGCGCTCGTCGCCTCCGCCAGGTCCGTGTCCGACGAGAGACCGTCGATACGCGGCACCGCCGCCATGAAGTGCTGCTTCTGCGGCGTCTGGCCACGTCCCGGAACACCCGTCGGCACGTTCGCCGCGACCTTGCGGTCGAACTCCGAGTCCATCGTGTCGCCGAGCCGAAGCTCCAGGCGGTTCATGAGGTGGTCCTTCATGTTCGCCCGGACCTCCATGGACCGCGACGCCGTCAGGATCACGTGGATGCCATAGCCGAGACCGCGCGCGGC includes:
- a CDS encoding S8 family serine peptidase, with translation MRAVGAVVGALAAMSVGFAPSAAAYDAQSQQWYLDAMQADQMWKISTGKGVKIAVIDTGVNAQVPSLKGQVLASEVPASVAYHSTQDYSGHGTTMAELIAGTGASGGIKGLAPDAKVLPFRIQLAELKDKAELKKTPEPAEAIRAAADSDADILSMSFGSETIDPDQEAALKYAASKGKLLMVAAGNEGVKSGHIGYPAAYPYAVGVGSVDERGTVSKSSSYGNYVDLAAPGIDIPGWCDATFKSYCTRDGGTSSATAIASGAAALIWSAHPDWTANQVLRSMIDTASRTWKKDDPSKYLGYGIIRPRKVLEDANYSAGAANQDPLLKENGSPAKTETSPSASASGSSQPSQEASEVPAEAAGSEAKSSSDSNTLWIALGAVAAVIVIGGGGFAVMRARRSQ
- a CDS encoding WXG100 family type VII secretion target, giving the protein MAGEQRLEDAAVVALQKQMLEKYEGIGKRAHHLQGVIDSLEGQWQGIGRSAFDKKQIEINQSLKAIGKILADVIDAMTQTRNLKDTKEDEVRAAMNKINLNDGAQSSLSSY
- a CDS encoding WXG100 family type VII secretion target, which encodes MASNADGLTVKYDGLDMAATTIGNEAKALESDLAELRQLVVRSQEYWAGEAQSKFGEKLQKWDKEADDIHQALTGIGHTVHTSGGDYMAGDKKAASYFQ
- a CDS encoding PQQ-binding-like beta-propeller repeat protein, which produces MAFGPPPSPFTQSQQTAAETRRRRRRTVFGLVLVLVVAMGFGAWFVWPGSGRGASQDVAEQKAVEQAPDDIRETVESLPKSAPRAGHLVADMQTNTLAQGKQEDTSGLWVTKKVLVKAKGTTLYGIKAYEPSGRGTVVWSLVLPGGICGYTSSVTADERTAVLMRDPKHGNACDQLAVIKLSSGKKLWQTTIPRKKNYFTKGTTMAMVKGVVATNWQVGAAGYDMRTGKQLWQLDRTKKCTIGGFAGGKALTVRYDCYPPEKESEILYQVKELEPRTARTKWVYRVADGVGLVAILSSKPAVIAVGAGDMEITDLISLDSGGKYRATIRLEGGHYEVACSGDAVDDCTQAVVSDDQVFITSGERLESIEDKTNWVVAFDLATGKTGVKFDAGHDQKMYPLRMSGDRLLALTMGTDDVAPVSLVSLDPKTGKQSTYFYFAIPSGGEAFFSRVDPYQVQVEHGRVYFGVLSATGEAKKGIPSLIRLAFGVGSAG
- a CDS encoding GNAT family N-acetyltransferase, which produces MEISLREVRDADLPVFFAQMNDPEAIRMAAFTAQDPADRVYFEAHWARIRQDRAVVMRTVVDGDGGFDGGGDGEIVGHASVYGPPEEREVTYWIGRRYWGRGAATAALRALLDLVPERPLHARAAADNFGSLRILEKCGFVVTGRERGFANGRGEAVDEVVLTLHGRG
- a CDS encoding chaplin, with amino-acid sequence MKIRTAVVSAFLVAGAVFGGAGAAVAHGGTGAGAWGTAVGSPGVLSGNVVQVPISIPVNVCGNSINVIGLLNPAVGNTCVNG
- a CDS encoding adenosine deaminase; protein product: MHLSDNVTVADWIRRAPKVALHDHLDGGLRPATIIELARESGYEGLPSEDPVELAAWFRDAADSGSLERYLTTFAHTCAVMQTKEQLHRVAAECAEDLAADGIVYAEVRYAPEQHQERGLTLDEVVDAVNEGFREGERRTGGRITVRALLTGMRHTDRSTEIAELTIAHRDKGVAGFDIAGGEIGNPPARHLAAFQLLKQANCHYTIHAGEAVGPESVHEALQVCATERLGHGVRVIEDIEFAADGTATLGALAAYVRDNRVPLEVCPTSNLQTGIADGYKAHPIDDLRRLGFTITLNTDNRTVSGTTLSAEFQHLHEAFGYGPEILYDFTRAAVEAAFLPLPERTRLMDEVIDPAYDELAGRV
- a CDS encoding GntR family transcriptional regulator, which encodes MKGTEQRRPVVVLYERIVDAVHAGTYPPGSVLPSEPKLAAALGVSRPALREALLLLQEDGLLTVRRGVGRTVAASPPRRGFERLRPLEELLGASQVSPLVRAMEEPTDFTTQQLLTPATAELAFWESVLTGEGASAAHSQEWAAPADVLADVHPAFAEALAAERSGVTMLSCLIGVSRGLPLAGHSALSATLLGRRRGEQLGRPADTAALLVIQSVRVGDVPVLAAKYTLPTGTPSLPVVQSL
- a CDS encoding DUF397 domain-containing protein encodes the protein MADAQETPEEIKARKEREKDELYALDISGVEWHSAPGTEQDEERVEIAYLPAGAVAMRSSLEPETVLRYTEAEWTAFVLGARDGEFDLEPAPHNGGLDA